DNA from Schistocerca gregaria isolate iqSchGreg1 unplaced genomic scaffold, iqSchGreg1.2 ptg000994l, whole genome shotgun sequence:
TTTTGACTGAGAGCGCGTGGTGAAATATGCGACACCGAACTGGCGAGGTAGAATCCTGGTTGACATTTACCTGCGTGCATTTTGACGTTTTTCAGTTAGAGGGTCAGGGAGATGATGGCCTTGACTAGGTCTCCGTCGCTTGCTCTGAGGGCGTTTACAGCGCTGCTACGGGAGCACCCGGCTTGTGAGATGACAAGCTCGATGTCCTTCGGATTTAGGCCACTTTCGTCGACGGGTTTTTCAGGAGCGGCTTCTTCGGCCTTCGTCGAAGAGGATTGCGCTTGAGAGTCCTCCTCGTCCTTCAGGCTGATTTCCGGTATGTTGAGTTTTTCTGCGGCGTTTTGAAGGGCGGACGCATCTGAGTTTTCGATTTTGGTTTCTCCAAAAATAACGTAGATGCCTCCAGATGGGGAAGAGTACACGTCTGGGCTGTTGATGACGAATACGACCTGTTGGACGTGATCATTGCGAGGCCGAGGCGCGTGATGGTTTGACAGAGGGAGGGGGACGATTGGTGCAAATGATCGAGCACAGGGGTTAGAACGGGCTTGTTTTGAGGTCGCGCTCGCGAGCGAGCACCGAAGACTTTGGTATCTGAAAAAAGAAGTGGGGAATTGGCGGAGGCAAAATGGATCGAGCGCGGGGATGCGAGCAGAAACGGTACAGGGAAAAGGCATCCACAGGACAGCAAAAAAAACTATTTGACAAGTTTTTTTGTGCATTGAATGTGAAGGGTGTACTGGGAACAGAAACGGGGGATCGCATGGAGAGCGTTCGATGATTAGGCGGCGTCGGAGGGTCAAGCAGCGTGGGGTACTGCGAGTCTTTTAGGTTGGCTAGCACGTTTGGGATTATTCGGGGCAACTGTCCTGCAGGCGGTCCAACTCCGTCTATTTTTTCCCTGTGTGTATGTGATGGGAGCATTTGATTGACATACCGCATTATTTCTTTTGACCGCTACTTTGAAGTAGCCATTCAGTTGCTTAAGGCCGCTTTTAGACAAAAATTTGCGGACTTTCTTTTCGTTGCGATTTTGACGCTTCGGGGCTTCTTTAGGTTCCCTCACAGAGGCGTTTGACGCTGTGTTTTTCGAGGCGGGTTCTCTTTCTTCATCGGATTTTGGAGATCCCAAGGGATTTTGCAAAACCTCCGCAGATGCCATGAGTTGAGGGACAAAATGGTCGTTGAAAAAAACAGCGCGGAATATTATTTTTTTCGAATACAAAAATTTTGGATGACGATTTTGAGAAAAAGCCGagtggatctcatttttgtgagCTAAAAGTCCGCTATACACGCGAGCTGTCGAAGGATCGAAGGCGGTATTGACGCGTTCGGGAATGCGAAGTTTTCTGGTCGAGACTGAGAGTGACGGGGTTGTGTTGACATGGACGCGGTACTGCCCGAGGATTGGGCGTTAGAAATAGAAACACTCAAACACGTTTTTTTGGACCAATTCAAAGGTGACGTAAAGTTGGGGGAGAGCTGCATCGCTGCCGAGAGAAGTGGTTGGGTTTTCTGATAGAGGTGGCTAATAGGTTTTTTGCGTAAGGGGCGCGTATGCACGCGTTCCGTCGCGTGTCCGTCAAAAAAGAGCAAGAGAAGCCGAACGAATTTGAGCTTACGCTTCTACCGAATCCGGATGCGAGCAGTGAAGACGAAAACAGAGGTACAAAATTTTTTTAGGTTCGAAAAGAGTGTGAGGCGAGTTGTGTGAGCGGGGGGTCTATTTTGGCCGCGAGAGGTCGCGCTTGTTATGGGGGCGCGGGTCATTTTCGTAATGACGGAGTAGGGTTTTCTGATTGATGGGTCTTTGGTTTTTTCAAAAATTGGCGCGTTGTGTACGGTGAGACAGTTGGCCTGGTGCTTCGAGTTCGTTTGAATAGAGGTTATCCGGACGAGATGCCGTCATTGAGTTTGAGCCCGTTGAAGTCGGTGACGGCTAGGGAGACGAGGGATTTGCTGGAGAGGCTTTGCGATCAGGGTCGCGAGTTACTTGGGATGCAGATGCTTTATCCCCTGGCTCAGtttttggttgattggttgatcgaGAGGAACATGAGCGAATTGGAGAAGATGAAGGACTCGGCTGAGAGGCTGGACGAGTTAGACAGAATGGCGGAGCAAGAGGAGTATGAGAGGAGAAACAAGGACGGAACGATGGTGACCAAAGAGAACTTCGACGCTTGGTTTAGAGATTTCCTGGCGCGCCACCCGGAGAAGATTCAGATGCCAAAGGAGGGCGGCGTGGCGGTGCCGAAAGACAGGTTGACAGGACGCGAGTATTTCGAGCAGAGCGCGCTGAAGGGTTTGAGTCTGGAGGGGTTGCCCACGAGCGAAGAGCAGGCGAACGTGAATTGGAAGTTGTTTGCTCTCGAGGAGGCGTACCAAAAAGACGAGTGAGGGGGTAGTGGGTGTAAGAATTGTTTTTACGGTATTTTTGTGAACATGTAGCGTTATTcgaataaaaaaatttttttcgtgacCTGATGCCTAGAAAAGGATGGAAGCCGGTTTCGGCGAGATGAGACTGGGGGTGGTGGTGAGTTTTTTCGTGTACTTGAGTTATTTTGTGTTGATAGTGTTTGGACATGTGAACGATTTTATAGACAGGTTGTTCAGGAGGAGGAGCAAAGAAGAGGCGGTGCGTGGGAATTTCGGTTCGAGGGAGGAGTCGACGGGCGGTGCTGACGGGCGTGTGCAAACCTACAGGGTTATCCGCCGTTGATGTCAGACTTCGAGGCGTTTTACACTCGAAGGCTGTACTCGAGGATTCAGGATTGCTGGAACAGGCCGATTGTCGGCGTGCCCGGCCCGTGGATGGGCGTGATGAAGAGGACGTCTCGAGACGAGACGTGGAAGACGGACTTGAAGTACATGCGCGAGGGGGTTTTAGAGATTTTTGCAAGAATGTGAGCGTTTTTTTAGAGTTAACTGACGCTGAGGTGTTCGCCGACGCGGGGCGTTTAGAGTGACGGGAGAGGTGGTGAGGTGTTTGAACCTTGGGTCGTACAATTATTTGGGCTTCGCGTCGAACGAAGGCCCCGTTTTTGAAGGTGTGGTAGAAAGTGTCAAGAAGTACGGAATCAGCACGGTGAGTCCGTATGCGATGCTAGGCAGAACCGCGTTGCACAGAGAATGTGAGAAGAATATAGCAGAGTTCGTGGGAAAGCCTGACGCGATTGTTTTCGGCATGGGGTACGAGGCGAATTCTACGACCATTCCTGCGCTAGTACAGCCCGGCGATTTGATAGTTTCGGACGGAAACAATCACGCGTCCGTGGTGTACGGATGTCGTTTATCGGGTGCGAGCGTGAGAGTGTTCAAGCATAATGATGCAAACGACCTCGAGAGAGTAGTACGAGACGCGATATGTCGGGGTCATCCGAGGCTCCACCGCCCCTGGCGTCGGATACTGATAGTCGTCGAGGGGGTTTACTCAATGGAAGGAGTGGTTTGCAACTTGCCAGAGATAGTGCGAATCAAAAACAAATACCGGTGCTACTTGTTTGTAGACGAAGCGCACAGCATTGGCGCGATGGGAATGACTGGGAGAGGGGTTTGCGAGTATTACCGCGTGTCTCCTAGGGACGTGGACGTGCTCATGGGTACATTTACGAAGTCCTTTGCGAGCGTTGGAGGGTACGTTGCAGCAGAGAagccgattattgattttttgaggTTTGGTGCATATTCTTCCATTTACGAGACGAGTTTGGCCCCTGGAGCGGCGAGACAGGTCCTGGGCGCGCTGGCGTGTATCAGGGGATTGGATGTCAGAAAAGGGCTGGAGTGCGAGCTGAATCCGTCCGTTTGCGCTCCGTTCCCGTCTGGACACGAAAGGTTGTCTAATTTAAGAAAAAATGTTTCATATGTGCGCAGAGAGCTCCAAAGGCAGGGGTTTCGAATTATGGGGTGTCCGGATTCACCCATCATTCCTGTCATGGTGTATTTTCCCGGAAAGCTCCCGGCGATTTCCAGAGCTTGCTTTGAAAAGGGGATAGCCATTGTTGTCGTTGGATTCCCGGCCACTCAGTTACTAGGCTGTCGAATCCGGCTCTGTATTTCCGCGGCTCACACGATAAGGGACCTCAAATGGGCCATCGGCGTCCTCAACCAAATAGGGAAGGATTCGTGCATCAAGTACGGGATGCATAGCGCCTCGTTAGAGCCCAGAAAGCCGAAACTGTCTATCTCGCTCGTCAAGAGagtcgaataaaaaaaaaattttaggcCGGAattggacgaaaaaaaaaaaccaacacgcCCTCTAGACACTTTCTCCTATGAACACCGAGGACTTGACAGCGCTGGGTTCGTGCAGAACGTCGAATTTCGCGTTTGAGGGGACTGGGCGGTTTTATCTGCGCCGGACTGGTGCAGAGCCGTTCAATCTTGTACCTCTggtttgaaaacagttttttttttttttttttcttcccccctcCTGACGCGCGTCTCTCCCAGACTGGCTTGAATTGGCTCTCTACGAATGCGCTCGGTTGTATGTCGCCCACTTTCTTGTTCCCGAAAAAAAAGACGACCTGACTCTCTTTCTCGACAGCCTCGCGGAGGTCCGCGCGACCGAAGGCGCCGGCGGACGGGAGGACTTGATCTCCCTCACCGAGTGCCAGCTCCGCCGCCGCCTGCGCGAGCTGGGCCTGCAGACTTCCGAGCTCGATGCCGAACGCTTTGAGTGCGGTGCGCAAACAACCCCGCAAAAACGGACCCCCGCCCAAGCGCAGGTACAGACGCAAGCGCACCAGGAGTCGCCTCCCGACCGCGAGACGACGCTGAGACGCGTCCTCTCGCTCCTGCGAGAAACGTCGGAGCAGCTCTGCGCCGAGGAGGGACAAAAATCGTGGTCTGGACACTATGGATTTATCAAGATTTTAAGAAACTTATCCAGCCTGTCTCTTTTTCAAACGCTGTTTACTCGTCCTGTGCAGGTCGAGTTGGGGGCTGGACGGGGCGAAGCGGGGGCGTCTTCTGTGTTCGAGTTGCACTTGCGCGCGGTGGAGAGTCACCTGGCCGGGGCGTCCGGAGGGGTCGAGTCGGCCGAGGGTCCGACGTGCGCGCAGCTCGCGACGTGGGTCCAGTTTTGCTCTAACCTGGTGACGGGGAACCGAGGGAACCAGGAATACGTGTGGAGGCGCGTCTTTCCGGACCACGTTATGTGCGTAGAGAGCGGCACTCGAGTTCGATTCGCGTACATTTTCTctgacacatgaaaaaaaaaaaatcgagtagTCGACTATTGAGCAGGGCCGAGTGCACGGCCGAGTCGAAGCGGGTGTCCGGCAGCGTCGCGATGTTTATTCACAACATGATTGTAAAGAACGCGTGCATGAGGTACGTTTCCGGGAGGCGCGTCCCGTTTTTCGTGCGCACTCTATAAAGTTGTCTCCCCGTCCCATTTGTCAGGCGAAGGTTTCTCGAGCTTCGGTGCGTCGACGCGATTGCCGAGCGGCTGCTGAAGGACTCGGAAGGAGAGCAGGTGGAAGAGAGCGGTTACTGGATGTACGAGCGGGGTGATGGGTGCGTGGTCTTGTCGCGGAGAAGCGAGTCCTGACGCGGAAAGCGGTTGCTGTTTGAAGTCAGAGGTTCTTCAGGTGCGCGTGGGCGAGTTTACCGGGGGTGTACGAGAGGTTGGAGGAGTCGTCGAGGGAGGGTCggtacgtgtgtgtgtgcgtgtgtggggtgAGTTTGCGGACGGTCGAGGCGACGAGTGGAGTGGCTGAGAGCGTGGTTTAGGTGGCGGCGTCGAGTGATGGAGGTGTACAAGGAGTTGGCGGAGGGCGCCTCGGAGGAGGGGTCGAGGGCGGAGTGGGTTGGCGAGGGCGCGAGAGTGGAGGACTTGGCTAGGTTTTTCGAGTTCTGCAGGGCGAGGCTCGGCGAGGGGAGGGCGTGCGAGGGCCTGATAGGGTTTTTGGCGGTTGTGAGCGCGGAGGTGCGCGAAGAGGCGGCGAgagaggcggcggcgacgacggggtTGGTAGGTGCGGTGGTGGGTACGTAGAGAGCGTGGTAGAGGAGGGGGTGCGCGCAAGGACGGGAGGAGTGACGGCTTGAGCAACAAGGTGAGTTAGGGCGACTGTCGAGGTCGGGAGGCGAGGCGGCGTTCGGCCTGAGAGCGGATTTGATAAGGACGGTGGGCAACTTGTGTTACAGGTGCAAGAAGGCGCAAGACGCGGTACGTGAGAGGGGGTCGGGCGCGCCCGCGCGGTCCAGAGGAGAGCTGACGAGAGGCGCGGGGGGGGCCGTAGGTGCTGGAGGGGGGTGGCATCCCGTGGATTTTGGCAGGTCTTCGAGACGACGACGAGCAGCCGTGTACGCGCGAACGGAGGGGGTGTGTGTATATCGAACGTGTGTGGGCGGATGTATGGACGGGTGTCTGACGCGGGCGAAGTGATAAGGGAGTGGTCGGTGTGGGCGTGCAGGAACGTGTGCGAGGGGAACGAGGAGGCGAGGGAGGCGGTGAGGAGGTGCAAGGAGGGGAGGCGGTGAGGAGTGTACTAATTGAAGAAGTAGGGGCTTTGCGTGACGAGGTTGAGGTCGAAGGTgccttttttggggaggggggggaattCGATGTCGGGGTGGTCGTGCTGGAAGTTCGAGAGGAGGTGTTGGAGGATGGGTCGTTTGTGGAGTTCTACGAACGCGCGCCGGAGTTCCACGTTCATTTGGTCCACGTTGCAGGCGTGGGACCAGTAGGAGTCGTGCACGGAGGAGAAGACGATGTGCTTGCGTTTGCAGGCGAGGGCGGTGAGGAGCATGTGGCTGGAGTCCAGGGAGTGGACGAAGTTGGGCGGGAAGGCGCTGCGTTGCTTGAGGGGGTTGACGGGTCTGTTTTTGGGTGGTTCGAGGGTGAAGGTTTGGAAGGCGGTTTTGACGACTTGGGAGCGGTGTATTTTTTTGTAGGGTTGCACGATGGGGAAGCCGAGGGGGGTGACCCACGAGACGAGTCGGTTTTTTTTGGCGATGAGGGAGGCGCAGGTGGAGAACCAGTCCATGATTTTGCGGGCGTCGGTGAACATTTCGTTGAGGGAGTCGAAGGTGCATTTGGCGAGGTAGACGGAGGCGTGGTACTGGTCGCTTTCGGAGAGACTGGGGTTGTGTTCGGAGAGGGCGTTGGCGATTTGTTGCCTGGCGCCGATGAAGGTGACGCCGTAGACGCTGGTCATGACGGTTTGTTTGACGATTTTGCGGTTGATGTTGCCGAGCAGGAGTTGGGCGATGTGGACGTTGTTGGAGGCGTCGTGGGCGATGCGGGCGGAGACGAGGTCGCAGACGTCCGAGTAGACGTCTTGGGGTTTGTCGGAGGGGGAGAGGTTGACGGAGTGGGCGCCGAGTTCGTCGCCGCCGAGGGCGGCGTAGTGTTGGAGTCCGTTGCAGGTGCCGTCTTGATGGATGGGGAGGGAGCAGACGTAGTGTTCGTGTCCGGAGGGGTGGACGAGGGCGCTGTGGAGTTCGAAGCAGCAGGCGAGGCACTGCCAGGGGTCGTCGGCGCCGAGCCACCAGCGGGAGCCGCGGAGTGGGTGGAGGGCGGAGTCGTGGATGTCGGAGAGGTGGGAGTCGACGAAGGCGACGCGATCGGAGAAGGAGCACTTGTCGAGTCCGTAGAGGTTGGCGAGTTGGATTTTGAGCCAGTAGAGTCCGCGCGGTCCGAGGGGCAGTCCGTGGGCGAAGGTGAGGAGTCCGCGACAGAGGTCGCTGCCCATGTGGTTGAGGTGGGGGGGGATGGGGTAGACGCGGCCGCGGAAGTCCATGTTGTGCGGGAAGTAGATGACGCGGTTGAGGAACTTTTCGGCGACTTGGAGTTTGAGGAGGAGGTCGCAGCGAAGAGAGTGAAGGTTGTAGTTGGCGGTTTCGgcttttttcatttgtttgtaCCAGGAGGCGGTTTTTCCCTCGGGGCcgggaggtgggagggggtggtCGATCCTGGAGGGCAGGTCGGCGATGTCGCCGCCCTCGTCCCAGGCTTGTTTGACGGTGTCGTAGACGCGAGAGTTGATGCGCCAGGGGGTCTCGCCGAGGGCGTCGAGGGACTCGTAGAGGACGGCCATGTGGTCGTGGTTTTCGAGGAGGGGGCGCATTTGGTGCTCGTAGTTGTAGAACCTGACGACGGAGGTGGGGTAGAGGTAGTAGCCGCCGTCGTCGGGGGAGTACCAGGGTTTGGGTTTGACGAGCATGGGGAAGTGTCGGACGTGTCTGGCCTCGCACTGGACGTGTTCCCTGGAGAGGTGTTCGAATATGAGGGGGGACATGCGGACGCGTTTGAAGGCGGGGGAGGAGGGGCCGGACTTGG
Protein-coding regions in this window:
- the LOC126326526 gene encoding uncharacterized protein LOC126326526 isoform X2; this encodes MDAVLPEDWALEIETLKHVFLDQFKEQEKPNEFELTLLPNPDASSEDENRVGLVLRVRLNRGYPDEMPSLSLSPLKSVTARETRDLLERLCDQGRELLGMQMLYPLAQFLVDWLIERNMSELEKMKDSAERLDELDRMAEQEEYERRNKDGTMVTKENFDAWFRDFLARHPEKIQMPKEGGVAVPKDRLTGREYFEQSALKGLSLEGLPTSEEQANVNWKLFALEEAYQKDE
- the LOC126326526 gene encoding serine palmitoyltransferase 2-like isoform X1, coding for MEAGFGEMRLGVVVSFFVYLSYFVLIVFGHVNDFIDRLFRRRSKEEAGYPPLMSDFEAFYTRRLYSRIQDCWNRPIVGVPGPWMGVMKRTSRDETWKTDLKVTGEVVRCLNLGSYNYLGFASNEGPVFEGVVESVKKYGISTVSPYAMLGRTALHRECEKNIAEFVGKPDAIVFGMGYEANSTTIPALVQPGDLIVSDGNNHASVVYGCRLSGASVRVFKHNDANDLERVVRDAICRGHPRLHRPWRRILIVVEGVYSMEGVVCNLPEIVRIKNKYRCYLFVDEAHSIGAMGMTGRGVCEYYRVSPRDVDVLMGTFTKSFASVGGYVAAEKPIIDFLRFGAYSSIYETSLAPGAARQVLGALACIRGLDVRKGLECELNPSVCAPFPSGHERLSNLRKNVSYVRRELQRQGFRIMGCPDSPIIPVMVYFPGKLPAISRACFEKGIAIVVVGFPATQLLGCRIRLCISAAHTIRDLKWAIGVLNQIGKDSCIKYGMHSASLEPRKPKLSISLVKRVE